AAGGGGACGCGAGGGGCGCATGGTGAGACACTGTTCTGTCGCCTGCGTCGTCGCTGGGCTTTTGTGGAGCGTTGCCGCGGCGCAAACACGATATTCCATCGCTGAAGAGGTAAATGAAGGGACCGTCGTTGGAAACATAGCAAAAGATCTGGGGTTGGATAAAAGCACACTAAAAGATAGAAAGTATCGTATCGTTTCAAGTAACGCGGATCTTCTCCTTAATGTGAATCAAAACGATGGCGTCCTGTATGTGAGCCGGAAGATCGACAGGGAAGAGGTGTGCGCGCAGAGCAGCACTTGCTTGATTAATCTGAAAATGGTGCTCGAAAATCCGCTGGAAATCCATAATATCGGAGTGGAGATTCTGGACGTAAATGACAATTCCCCCAGTTttccagagggagagaaacgTTTGGAAATCTCAGAGTCTGTCCTGCCGGGAGCGCGATTTCAGCTCAAACCTTCACGCGATCGAGACAGCGGTCATTTCTCCGTGCAACAATACAAACTCAGCCAAAACGACCACTTCCGACTGGAAGTTCGAGATAAAGGAGAAGATGGGAAAATACCCATACTGGTTTTGCAGAAATCGCTGGACAGGGAAACGGCAGCAAGCCACTCCCTGGTGCTGACAGCGCTGGACGGAGGCAAGCCTCCCAAATCCGGTCAAATGAATATTCTTGTGAAGGTGTTAGATGTGAACGATAACACGCCTGTTTTTTCGAAAGACGTTTACTCTGTGACGCTCCCAGAAAATGCTCCTTTGGGAAGCGCTGTAGTGCAAGTGAATGCAACTGACTTAGATGAAGGCCAGAATGGTGAGGTGTCTTACTCATTTGGTAACAGTGTCAGCAATAACATATTTCAGCTGTTTGGTATTAATCCATCAACAGGGGAAATAACTGTGAAAGGTCTCATAGACTATGAGCAGAAAGATAAATATGAAATTGAAATTGAAGCTTCAGATAAAGGTTTACCTCCTCTAACAACAGAGAAAAGTGTTATTATCAAGATAATTGATGTTAATGACAACACGCCTGAGATTGAGGTTACATCATTTTCAAGTTCCATCCCTGAAGATTCCAGATCTGGAACCACTGTTGCTCTTATTAGTGTCAGTGACTTAGATTCTGGATTGAATGGGAATGTTGTCTGTTCTATAGCTGGAGATGTTCCATTTATCTTGTCTCCGTCATTACAAGAAAAAATGTACTCTTTAGTCACCAAATCAGCTCTGGACAGAGAGCAAACAGATAAATATGATGTAACAATAACTGCCAAAGATGCAGGTCAACCATCGTTatcatctgagaagacaatcacTGTTGTGGTGTCAGATGTAAATGACAACAGGCCAGAGTTTTCACTGAGTCCTTATACTTTCTATATCAGTGAAGCCAATCAACCAGGTACAtcagtgttttctgttaaaGCCTTTGATCGTGATGACAACGACAACGCTCATGTTTCCTATCATATTCTCAGAGATGGAAGTCCAGAAAACAAACTGACCTCATTTTTGAGTATCAACTCTGAGACTGGAGATATTTTAGCCCTGAAAAGTTTTGACTTTGAAGCCCAGAAAACGTTCCAGTTCCAAGTTGTTGCCTCAGATTCTGGAAGTccgtcactgagcagcaacgtgacagtGAACATGTTCATTCTGGAtcagaacgacaacgctccagtcatcctgtatccagtcagctccaacggttctgctgaaggtgtggaggagattccCCGCAATGTGAACGCAGGACACTTGGTGACTAAAGTCAGAGCCTATGATGCTGATATAGGATATAacggctggttgttgttctcactgcagcaagttagtgaccacagtctctttggtttggaccgctacacaggacagatcagaacactgcgctcattcacagagacagacgaggctgagcataaactggtcatactggtcaaagacaatggcaacgtttccctgtcagcaacagctactgtgatggtcaaactggtggagcccaaagaggcttttgctgcttctgaccttcagagttctgcaaaggacgatgaggacagtcacgtgactttttatctgatcatcactttgggctccgtgtcagttctcttcatcatcagcatcatcgtcctgattgcaatgcagtgctccaaatctccagactacacttctaaatatctgccagagactaattatgatgggacactgtgccacagcatccagtacagatcaggagacaaacGCTACATGTTAGTCGGACCCAGGATGAGTATAGGATCTACTATAGTACCAGGCAGCCACGCTAATACACTGGTGCTCCccgacaggaggagaaacaatgaggaggtaaGACAGTTTAACCAAAGTGTGTTGGCATGTAATGTAACAAAAGTTTAGATCATCTGAGAAAATTATTTCTTCTCAACTCTggtaatgtaaaaaaaatcaagaaaaaaacaattttaatcTATGTAAAAGTAACGATAAAAATAGATGTAATCATGCTTATTATCTGCCACATAGACCACTGATACAAAGGCTTCCTATAATAGTGAGACTGCTGCTTTATGTCATGGATTTTAATAATTGCATGTTAAAGCATATGATAAAACTTTTTGCTGCAGTTTTTTGGCTTAAAAATGCTCTGAATTTTCTTGAATGTGtcacacactttttttaaaccatatattcATCATTGGCTAGACTAAGCATGTTTTTGTCCAAAGACAAGAACAGGAAAAATATACTTTATTGCCTTTACTGGATTTTTCTAAGAATTCAGCCCATACCTTCACTTATACAGCAAATATTTCAGGGCCACTGACGGAAGTCATTCTGAAAATAGAGAATTAAATTATTGATGTATGCAGGTGCTGGAAAAAATGTGGGGAAGAAATGAAGTGACAAAAAAGATACATGTGCTGGCAACAATAACATTTACactcagatttttaaaaaaatgaaaattgaaGCCTTGTTTTGCAGAATCCTTGTGACTGCTCATATGCTCCTAAATAAGAAGTTCTGTTTTGACAGGTGTCCAAGTTACACCAACAACCAAAGAGGAGTCGCATTTTAGCTTAGTAAAACACAGTTATTAAGTCTTTCTATTACATATTGAGTTATGTTTCCATGCATAATTTTGATGGTTTTCTTTTATACCTTAAACACAGCAGTTTCCTAAATGCTCTTATTTATCTATTGGTTTATTGCTtctagaggatggatggatggatggatggatggatggatggatggatggatggatgatggatggatggatggatggatggatggatggagggatatCTGTTCATGGCTATATCATGGCTATATTCCACAAATATAGACATTCATATTAACAGAGAAGCTGCCCTTTTTAAATAACCCTTTTTATAAAACTAATTTTATATTATGTTATAAATGTATACTCAGTTCATCCCTTTGCTGTAGTAACCTCCTGAATCACTTGGTGTCAGCATAATAGTAGATGTCTCTCTACTCCTTCTTGACGTCATGTTCCAGCCTTACATCGTTGTGTTACCGAGCCCGAACACGAAACCAGCTCGGCTCAAAGACCCGGGGCAGGTCTGACAATGCATCACGTTGTGAAGAGGGAATAtcgttaatgttttttttccaattccAACTATTACAaggtattttttaaattatcggTATCAATTTGTTGTattactgtagctgctgcattAAGATGGAACAAAGCGCACGACTGGCGTGCACGGAGCGATGGAAATGCGTCGCCTATGTCGTGGTTTTGGCAGCGTTTTGGAGCGTGGCTGCAGCTCAAATAAGGTATTCCATCTCGGAGGAGGTGAAAGAAGGAACTCTAGTTGGGAATATCGCTAAAGATTTGGGGATCGATAAAGCTTCGTTGAAAGAAAGAGAGTATCGCATCGTTGGGGGTTCAGCCGAACCTCTTTTTCGCGTGAATAAGGAGGACGGGATCCTTTACGTCAATAGGAaagtggacagagaggagatcTGTGAACGGAGTAACGCGTGTATTATCAACCTTAAGACGGTCCTGGAAAATCCTCTTGAAATCCATTATGTGGCTATAGAAGTGCTGGACGTAAACGACCATCCACCCACCTTCCCGGAAAAAGAGAAGCGGTTGGAAATATTCGAATCAACATTACCGGGAGCACGGTTCCAGCTTCAAGCTGCACGGGACCCAGACGGCGGCCAGTTTACCGTCCAGCAGTACAGATTAAGCCCAAACGATCACTTTCGTTTGGAGGTGAAGGACAGAGGGGAAGACCGCAAGATGCCCTTTTTAATACTGCAGAAGGCGTTAGACAGGGAAGCAATAAAGGAGCACAGATTAATGCTGACAGCGGTGGACGGAGGGAGACCCGCGAAGTCTGGAACCATGGAAATTATAATTCAGGTGCTGGATGTGAATGACAATTCACCTGTTTTTACAAAGGACGTGTATACCGCGAGTTTAAATGAAAACTCGCCTCCAGGGACGTTGGTCATCCGGGTTAACGCGACCGATTTAGATGAGGGTGCAAACGGTGACATTATTTACTCATTCGGGCAGGAATTAGACACCcgtgtaaaaaataaatttgaCATCAATCCGAGCACAGGTGATATTACAGTGTCAGGTGTCATTGattttgaggaaaataaaatgtatgaAATTGATGTTCAGGCTTCAGATAAGGGCGCCATCCCACTGTCAATGTACAGAACTGTGATGATAAAAGTAACGGATGTAAATGATAATATTCCGGAGATTGAAATTACGTCGTTTTCAAAATCTGTTCCTGAGGATGCGAGAATTGGAACGACGGTGGCTCTGATCAGCGTCAGTGATCGAGACTCGGGTCCGAACGGAAAAGTTTCCTGTTTTATCCGCGAGGACGTTCCTTTCACTTTATCTCCATCCTTGCAAGATAACATGTTTGCTGTTGTGACAAAATCCCACCTAGACAGAGAAGCAACGCCTTTATATGAAATAACAGTTGTGGCGAAAGACAGCGGTGAGCCATCGCTGTCATCTGAAAAGAAACTTAGTGTTGTTGTTTCAGACGTGAACGACAACAGCCCGCAGTTTTCGATGCACCCATATACGTTCTACGTTCCCGAAAACAACGACCTGGTGTTGCCAGTGTTTTCCGTAACAGCATCCGACCACGATGACAGTAATAACGCACAGATTACATATCGTATCCACAGAGAGAACACTGCAGAGACCGCTGGTTTGTTTCTA
This genomic stretch from Takifugu flavidus isolate HTHZ2018 chromosome 9, ASM371156v2, whole genome shotgun sequence harbors:
- the LOC130531673 gene encoding protocadherin alpha-13-like, which translates into the protein MEQSARLACTERWKCVAYVVVLAAFWSVAAAQIRYSISEEVKEGTLVGNIAKDLGIDKASLKEREYRIVGGSAEPLFRVNKEDGILYVNRKVDREEICERSNACIINLKTVLENPLEIHYVAIEVLDVNDHPPTFPEKEKRLEIFESTLPGARFQLQAARDPDGGQFTVQQYRLSPNDHFRLEVKDRGEDRKMPFLILQKALDREAIKEHRLMLTAVDGGRPAKSGTMEIIIQVLDVNDNSPVFTKDVYTASLNENSPPGTLVIRVNATDLDEGANGDIIYSFGQELDTRVKNKFDINPSTGDITVSGVIDFEENKMYEIDVQASDKGAIPLSMYRTVMIKVTDVNDNIPEIEITSFSKSVPEDARIGTTVALISVSDRDSGPNGKVSCFIREDVPFTLSPSLQDNMFAVVTKSHLDREATPLYEITVVAKDSGEPSLSSEKKLSVVVSDVNDNSPQFSMHPYTFYVPENNDLVLPVFSVTASDHDDSNNAQITYRIHRENTAETAGLFLNINSENGDIFALKSFDFEAQKTFQFQVVASDSGSPSLSSNVTVNVFILDQNDNAPVILYPVSSNGSAEGVEEIPRNVNAGHLVTKVRAYDADIGYNGWLLFSLQQVSDHSLFGLDRYTGQIRTLRSFTETDEAEHKLVILVKDNGNVSLSATATVMVKLVEPKEAFAASDLQSSAKDDEDSHVTFYLMITLGSVSVLFIISIIVLIAMQCSKSPDYTSKYLPETNYDGTLCHSIQYRSGDKRYMLVGPRMSIGSTIVPGSHANTLVLPDRRRNNEEVRRLKYYSSLKQSSNTNIELKSFISVGVNFSVYISHFFYFINNHAVF